One window from the genome of Anopheles merus strain MAF chromosome 3R, AmerM5.1, whole genome shotgun sequence encodes:
- the LOC121597993 gene encoding uncharacterized protein LOC121597993, with product MGNYCSSGQTKKDKDNVSEKSEESPSYQLADKNKGKGNDVKEAPLAAPEVTSDASGTGQISNSSNVTNGCNSSTVAGGVGGDGARAQPKALQNVQSMTLSDSTANSPMTVSPPCDIPPVHQNLPQNLTPLYGKPTTNRRTDKYKKIVLYILAADDGFQTEKAMLREVFKGLNQKCQSRGFELHVADLHVQQPKGNSFDVSKWFRGPLEAQGGHELAANCLAEIARQSCDSYLIPVLFLGGTLGDPLLPLTIESQDFVAALQMAERNPAERAILEKWYVLDDKSQPACYRLNATAPPPMSSEESQKELALLLQTLIEIFSKELRDSYLTTVVEQEINNTVLISQELSKRCIWIQSTVAALKTEGQSSVEVEMVRRLTNIQNDLKNQLSEKHIIRIPANIAQPQQEQFGAMLDTCLSLEIDAIIDEHVSKYSIPHCTYGVDRRLLSELEEVNRHSRVLNENCANFSTTERVREYLTSARGKPLVVYGPMGAGKSVFMAKLSQNLHTWLPDSHLVIRYANLTMQSSDVTGLVGSITEQISVLMKGVPTRCQHTVSSYSGVLKSLLESSKQQITILIDSIDALRDVEDLDWLPVTLLDNVKFVLTVSSAGTGHDLANAESCVLQRLRERIGDDSCFLYLTPFTQEQWEDVLCFGGGDIYAANGALQLPESWKKSDEKISIQAKILWWLGWLGITNLSNTSVSHISERVFVILEEKFTAPIVRLIMSLLLASREGLLETEIITLIRNSNLVTGSTTKQWTHFCWKMGPLFLHNKNIIVIDRTLRQVAEKRYEADIKHAHQILYDYYELQPNVFLDKKGKEKCFNYRKIVELPYHKYKLHSTATESAIFSNSPYLTDLVWLQDKLIATGCVHVLNDIRLVDSATSAGTHVALLKSFIETHFKALNYDGNQLYSLLHPVLVAEQQRPGSPYANSTIVQQWLKTINNSTVPFLEKLVLTEGEDEEEKQAVDNMPNVVGFDLIMNLSIEGYFVISLSTEREEICVWDVAKCRKVRTLTGVPQPSAICPVGDYGVAVLCRREIRIIDLNEGRFKVTLKGVMNQKMPYFGLHDPAHLVCLSRNRMYVNLMNIESGDCVTTFKAGEDRFLNSLLVSGDGRILVCGDETQKPFPLLVWHLSQKKLLYDLRIPHHDFITSLSAITHEGSYVCVVAKELAEPSPNFIVVYDLQSGTLFKKWKPSCNTVSLAISQTNTCVIAGLEDARILIWDLVTGNCRSTLVGHSAPVTLLKIDPTGKILLSSDKEGRDMSIRLWQLDSGNLLAVYTPEERITTCEILSGGSYLALALENRHNLITLKLRSGKDGCTADEDRAATVYGNSEHDGKQFDLKQ from the exons ATGGGCAACTACTGTAGTTCCGGACAGACCAAAAAGGATAAGGATAATGTGTCGGAAAAGTCCGAAGA ATCACCATCTTATCAGCTGGCGGATAAAAACAAGGGCAAGGGGAACGATGTAAAGGAGGCTCCGCTAGCGGCTCCTGAAGTCACATCGGATGCATCCGGCACGGGCCAAATCTCAAACAGCTCCAACGTTACCAATGGCTGCAACTCGTCGACCGTGGCTGGAGGGGTGGGCGGGGATGGGGCCAGAGCTCAACctaaagcactccagaatgtgcaatcgatgACACTGTCAG ACTCCACCGCCAACAGCCCGATGACCGTGTCGCCACCATGTGATATACCGCCAGTGCATCAAAACTTACCGCAAAACCTAACACCACTGTACGGCAAGCCGACTACTAACAGGCGCACGGATAAGTACAAAAAGATCGTTCTCTACATACTGGCCGCAGACGATG GATTTCAAACGGAAAAGGCCATGCTGCGAGAGGTGTTTAAGGGGCTGAACCAGAAATGCCAGAGCCGCGGGTTTGAGCTGCATGTGGCCGATCTGCATGTGCAGCAGCCCAAGGGAAACAGCTTCGACGTGAGCAAGTGGTTCCGAGGACCGCTCGAGGCACAGGGCGGTCACGAGCTGGCAGCGAACTGTTTGGCCGAAATTGCCCGCCAATCCTGTGACTCGTACCTTATTCCGGTGCTGTTCCTCGGTGGCACGCTGGGCGATCCGCTGCTGCCACTGACGATTGAAAGCCAGGACTTTGTGGCGGCCCTGCAGATGGCTGAGCGGAATCCTGCGGAACGAGCGATACTGGAGAAGTGGTACGTGCTGGACGATAAATCGCAGCCCGCGTGCTATCGGTTGAATGCAACTGCCCCACCG CCCATGTCTTCAGAAGAGTCGCAGAAGGAACTTGCGCTACTGCTGCAAACGTTGATCGAAATATTTTCGAAAGAGCTGCGTGACTCTTATCTAACCACCGTCGTAGAACAG GAAATCAACAACACCGTTTTGATCAGTCAAGAACTATCGAAACGTTGCATCTGGATCCAGAGCACAGTAGCAGCACTTAAAACGGAAGGCCAATCCTCTGTAGAAGTGGAAATGGTGCGAAGGTTAACCAACATCCAGAACGATCTGAAG AATCAACTGTCCGAGAAGCACATCATTCGCATCCCGGCCAATATCGCCCAACcgcagcaggaacagtttgGAGCGATGCTGGACACTTGCCTATCGCTTGAGATTGATGCAATCATCGATGAGCACGTTAGCAAGTACTCTATTCCACACTGCACGTATGGTGTCGATCGCCGTTTGTTGAGTGAGCTGGAGGAGGTCAATCGGCACTCGCGTGTGTTGAACGAAAATTGCGCCAACTTCAGTACGACCGAGCGGGTGCGCGAGTACCTAACGTCGGCCCGGGGCAAGCCACTTGTTGTGTACGGGCCGATGGGTGCTGGAAAGAGTGTCTTTATGGCAAAACTGTCACAAAATCTGCACACTTGGCTGCCCGATTCCCATCTAGTGATAAG ATATGCCAACCTTACTATGCAAAGCTCAGATGTAACCGGGTTGGTGGGTTCGATAACGGAGCAGATATCAGTATTAATGAAAGGAGTACCGACACGATGCCAGCAT ACCGTTTCATCATATTCCGGGGTTCTGAAGTCATTGCTGGAGAGCTCGAAGCAGCAAATCACCATCCTGATTGATTCGATCGATGCGTTGCGTGACGTGGAAGATCTTGACTGGTTACCGGTAACGCTGCTGGACAATGTGAAGTTTGTGCTGACGGTTAGTTCCGCTGGCACTGGGCATGATCTGGCGAATGCCGAAAGCTGCGTGCTGCAGCGCCTTCGTGAGCGGATTGGAGACGATAGCTGCTTCCTGTATCTCACGCCCTTCACTCAGGAACAGTGGGAGGATGTGCTGTGTTTCGGAGGAGGCGATATTTACGCTGCCAACGGTGCATTGCAGCTGCCAGAAAGCTGGAAGAAATCAGACGAGAAGATTTCAATTCAAGCGAAG ATTCTCTGGTGGCTCGGCTGGCTTGGTATCACCAACCTTTCAAACACCTCCGTATCACACATCAGCGAGCGAGTGTTTGTGATTCTGGAGGAAAAGTTTACTGCCCCCATCGTGAGGCTGATCATGTCGTTGCTGCTCGCTTCACGGGAAGGACTGCTCGAGACAGAAATCATTACACTTATTAGAAATTCTAACTTAGTCACCG gatcaacaacaaaacagtgGACACATTTTTGTTGGAAGATGGGACCACTATTTCTTCACAATAAGAACATTATCGTCATCGATAGGACACTGCGGCAGGTGGCGGAAAAGCGCTACGAGGCCGATATTAAGCATGCGCATCAAATTCTGTACGACTACTACGAACTGCAACCGAACGTGTTTCTCGACAAGAAGGGTAAAGAGAAGTG TTTTAACTATAGGAAGATAGTTGAATTGCCCTACCACAAGTACAAGCTCCATTCGACAGCAACCGAGAGCGCCATCTTTTCCAACTCTCCGTACCTGACCGATCTAGTCTGGTTGCAAGACAAACTGATCGCTACCGGATGTGTTCATGTTTTAAACGACATTCGTCTAGTAGATAGTGCCACCAGTGCTGGTACTCACGTGGCCCTGCTGAAATCGTTTATTGAGACGCATTTCAAGGCCCTGAACTATGACGGTAATCAGCTATACTCGCTGCTGCATCCGGTATTGGTAGCGGAACAGCAGCGACCCGGTTCTCCCTATGCGAACAGTACAATCGTACAACAATGGCTGAAGACTATCAACAACAGCACTGTACCGTTCCTGGAAAAGTTGGTGTTAACTGAGGGGGAAGACGAGGAAGAAAAGCAAGCGGTTGACAACATGCCGAACGTGGTTGGGTTCGATCTGATCATGAACCTGAGCATTGAGGGGTACTTTGTCATTTCGCTTAGCACAGAGCGGGAAGAAATCTGCGTGTGGGACGTTGCAAA ATGCCGTAAGGTACGCACACTTACTGGTGTACCTCAACCATCAGCAATATGTCCAGTTGGTGATTATGGTGTGGCGGTTCTGTGTCGTCGTGAGATTCGCATTATCGATCTGAACGAAGGCAGATTCAAGGTGACACTGAAAGGTGTCATGAACCAGAAGATGCCCTACTTTGGTCTGCACGATCCGGCGCATCTCGTGTGTCTATCGCGCAACCGCATGTACGTGAATCTGATGAACATTGAGTCAGGTGACTGTGTCACAACGTTCAAGGCGGGTGAAGATCGGTTCTTGAATTCACTCCTAGTGTCGGGGGATGGGAG AATTCTTGTGTGTGGTGATGAAACACAGAAACCGTTCCCGCTGCTGGTATGGCATCTGTCGCAAAAGAAGCTGCTATACGATCTACGCATACCGCATCACGATTTTATCACTTCACTGTCTGCTATTACCCACGAAGGCTCatacgtgtgtgtggttgCGAAGGAGCTGGCAGAACCCAGTCCTAACTTTATCGTGGTGTACGATCTACAGAGCGGCACACTGTTCAAGAAGTGGAAACCATCCTGCAACACGGTATCTCTTGCCATATCGCAAACTAACACCTGCGTCATTGCTGGACTCGAGGATGCAAGAATTTTAATTTGGGATCTGGTGACTG GTAACTGCCGAAGCACCCTGGTCGGGCACAGTGCCCCGGTAACCTTATTGAAGATAGATCCTACGGGAAAGATTCTGTTATCTAGCGATAAAGAGGGACGTGACATGTCCATACGGCTCTGGCAGCTCGATAGCGGCAACCTGCTGGCAGTGTACACCCCGGAGGAACGTATCACGACGTGTGAAATTCTTAGCGGTGGCTCCTATCTGGCACTTGCATTGGAGAACCGTCACAATCTGATCACGCTGAAGCTTCGCTCAGGTAAAGATGGGTGCACAGCCGATGAAGATCGAGCTGCGACAGTATACGGCAATTCCGAACACGATGGCAAGCAGTTTGATCTAAAGCAGTAA
- the LOC121596596 gene encoding MTOR-associated protein MEAK7, with amino-acid sequence MGNSSTKLAEKCSLLAKSEVPVVASSFKLVSKNSERIKEDDLMKFWGSQMDPRLAQYITNFLFGPLGARSPVVEFQRFAELYVYCVRGTIDERINVLLCSLGQQPESESTEIAYPLIKEYVEAVVSSYMRAIRLEGGPQYKSWESRGFRIVKDCIQKLAESLAYDVVQQGTQKVTRADAERWLHKNPTFLKMLEHVFSHLYHYRNVKNASETDGNARKSIIPQEALQSMLPYCEGLQYVPDYPAFTDLSQMLFINSNLPGTQQNKWRFLFSSQIHGESFSTLLGRIMDQGPTVVIVEDANGYIFGGYATDSWALSPNYVGNENSFLFTLRPKMRCFSSTGYNDHYQYLNLHQQTMPNGMGMGGQHNYWGMWLDSEYGLGECSESCTTYKGYFQLSATKKFNIRNVEVWGVGDKPVKEDEGEDEKSGARSVLDGNADSKAILKMSGREQYSDGYREEPKD; translated from the exons ATGGGAAACTCAAGTACAAAGCTGGCAGAAAAATGTTCCCTGCTGGCGAAGAGCGAAGTGCCCGTGGTGGCAAGCTCCTTTAAGCTAGTCAGCAAAAACTCGGAACGCATCAAGGAAGATGATCTCATG AAATTCTGGGGCTCACAGATGGATCCTCGGTTGGCGCAGTACATCACCAACTTCCTGTTCGGACCGCTTGGTGCCCGGTCGCCGGTGGTCGAGTTTCAGCGGTTCGCCGAACTGTATGTTTATTGTGTCCGCGGCACTATAGATGAACGGATCAATGTGCTGCTGTGCAGTCTCGGGCAGCAGcccgaatcggaatcgaccgaAATTGCGTATCCGCTTATCAAGGAG TACGTGGAAGCGGTCGTCAGCAGCTATATGCGAGCTATCCGGCTGGAAGGTGGCCCACAGTACAAGTCTTGGGAATCGCGAGGTTTCCGCATCGTTAAGGATTGCATCCAGAAGCTGGCGGAAAGTTTAGCGTACGATGTGGTGCAACAGGGCACACAGAAGGTTACCCGCGCCGATGCCGAACGATG GTTACATAAAAATCCTACCTTTCTTAAGATGCTGGAACACGTGTTCTCCCATCTGTACCACTATCGCAACGTGAAGAACGCCTCGGAGACGGATGGCAACGCACGGAAAAGCATCATCCCACAGGAAGCACTCCAATCCATGTTGCCCTACTGCGAGGGTCTCCAATATGTGCCGGACTATCCGGCTTTTACCGATTTGTCGCAGATGCTGTTTATCAACTCGAATCTGCCCGGAACACAGCAGAACAAGTGGCGCTTTCTATTTTCATCGCAAATCCACGGTGAAAGTTTTTCCACCCTACTAG GTCGTATTATGGACCAGGGACCGACGGTAGTAATCGTAGAGGACGCGAATGGATACATCTTCGGTGGGTATGCGACGGACTCGTGGGCACTCAGTCCCAACTATGTCGGCAACgaaaactcgtttctctttACGCTGCGGCCCAAAATGCGATGCTTTTCAAGCACCGGCTATAATGACCATTACCAGTATCTGAATTTGCACCAGCAAACCATGCCGAATGGAATG GGTATGGGAGGTCAGCACAACTATTGGGGCATGTGGCTAGACAGCGAGTATGGTCTCGGGGAGTGTTCCGAGTCTTGCACAACGTACAAAGGATACTTTCAACTGAGCGCTACAAAGAAATTCAACATACGCAATGTGGAAGTGTGGGGTGTAGGTGATAAACCCGTGAAGGAAGATGAAGGG GAGGATGAAAAGTCGGGCGCACGGTCGGTGCTGGATGGTAATGCAGACAGTAAGGCAATCCTGAAAATGAGCGGCCGGGAGCAGTACTCGGACGGGTACCGGGAGGAACCGAAAGACTAA